CGCAAGTGACAGCATCGTCTATGTAAGGGGATACAAGTAGAAAGTACACAGTGATTTAAGACAGTCTCAGAATAACAGGGCATTACTTAATCGCTTTATCATCAAACAATGTAACAGGAATCGACGGTCCCGCCATATGTTTTCGACAGTCGCGTTTTATATTGATCGCAAACTAAAAGCTAATACTATTACATCGTTCGATTCTCAAATGTCAAGCAAGTGATACAAGAATAATAAGTACCCTCTGGTTTCTGCTCGACCAGCATCACTGCGGTTAACCCAACAAACACTGGCGATTTTATCTGCCAGGATCCCTCCGGTTTATTCGCTCGAAACAACAGTTGCCACACACACATGCTCACAAAATTGGATAGTCCAAGTCAAATCTTGGTGCTATATGGGTAAGTCGGTGCCAGATATCCCTTCGCCACCAGACAGAGGTTACAAACAGTGCTTCTTTAGGATAGGATTCACGTGCTCGATCAAAACTTACCTGTTAGCTTATTACTCTTGAGATTCGCCTCTAGCTTTAGCCCGCCTCTCAAGTTCTGCAATCTTCTTCTCAAGAAACACAACCCGATCGCTTAGCTCGGCATTAGACTGCTCTGACCCGTTGGCTGCGGTGGGTGAATCACCATTATCTCCAGTGGGTGAATCACCGTTGTTTCCAGTGGGTGTATCAACTGCTGACACTGGCTTTGGTGCCTCGAAAAGGTTGAAGGTCGACACTTGCGCAGCTTCGGGCTGTGGTACAACCTCTGGAAGATTCAAGAAATACCTTACGGCTGTCTTCCGGAGAGCTGAGAGAAAATTTTGGAAGTAAGGTTTACGCATTAGAAACTAGGGAAGGAAACAAACAGAAGACATGGACATGTGCAAGGTTTCAAGCCTGGAGGACTTACCAAAACCATACCCAAGAGAGAACAAGTTTGCCGTTACCCAGTAACAGAAAATTGCCTGCAGAAGCAAAAAAAAGTATTAATGGCAGTGCAGAAGAAAAGAGAAGATATAGACAGTGAAAAGTGATGTTAATGCTGCAAACAGAGAAACTTAGCTATGTTAAGGTGGATAAAATATGGCATCAACAAAAGAAGATAGTTATTAGGTTAAGCATGAAACCACTGGCACCATGTATATTTATTTTTTGGGGATGGACGCCACATATTTCTTACGGAAGTGTGCAAGCAACGATTTGTCGCATATTTGAGTGTGGATAACAGCTCTAGCTTATTTTCTTAAAAAAGGATTTACATATATTTCAATCAATTGGTGTACAATGATCTTCAGCAGTTAGGTGGACAAAAACAGGTCCTCTTTTAGGGTACAAACTTAACTGTATCTGTCTAACTGAAGCACTATTAACACCTAAATGGCAGCTCCAGCTGAACCATGCAAAATAAATTTCTGCTCTAGCCCTCCCCCAAGAAATCAAGGGAGTAGCCCATACCCGTGTTATTCCAAACTCCAGACCACACCATGAAAGCTTTGACAATGGTGCAAACAGGGCTTTAATACACACCAAATTGCCTTACATTTCAGGTAATATCAAGCCCATGTATGGATGAATAAGGCAACTAGGGAAGACTTATTGTGGTCGTGATCACATAGAAAAAGTTACTGAATGGACTTTCCAAGTTTATGGGGCTAATTTTGCCCAGTTTCAGAAGCTAATCTGAGGCAGTACCCAAAAAATGGTCATTATATACCATTGTTTTCCAACAAGCCCAGATTTAGTTATTCATTAGGAGAGGGCACTTAATCATGCCAATTTACCTGCACTCCCAGTATGTTCAAATTCCTTACATTCAAATTCCTTACAGATAACTTCTAGTTAGAATTTTATGGGTATGATTCATGAAATTAATAGTCCTGAGTATTTCATACCTTGGGAAAGTGCATTGTAAATGGTATAGTCATAAGAGCCAATATTCTAGAGAACTTCTTCATCGTTTGCAGCATAGGATTTCCCTCCATACCTTCTTGCATATTGAGCTGGAAAAACAAATATTTTCTTATCTATATAATAACATATAGGACATATATTGCATCGGCCAGGGTGCACACCTCCACCGTAGCCAAGAATGTCACTGATGTCAACACTGGGAGGATGTAAAGTTCATCAGGAGTTGTCAAATCAGTAAACCAATATGCTCCACCTCCTTTCAAAGAAGGGACTTTCTCCACCATGTTTTGTATCTACAGTTCATACACACGAACAAGGTGGAAGAACATTAAAAGAAGAAGATAAACGTTACTCTAAGATGGCAGTATTATAACTAGGTGTGGTTGTAGTTAGAATTTTTGACATTACAAGGAAGTGGTATGAACTTACAGCGAAGAAAAAGCTCATGAATATAGGCCCTTGGATGAATAAACCCTTTAACGGTGTCAATGGATTAACACCACGCCTGACGGCAGACATTCAAAAATTAAAACAATAGAAAAAAATTTGTATGGCTAAAAGAAGTAAAAGACCACATAAACAATAATAGAGGTTAATGCGGCAAAGTCAAATCAAATTATATAGAACATGAAAAGCATGATTACTGATTTGAGCAAAATAAATTTAAAAAGAGGCGCTTACTGAGCACGGATGATAGCAAGAACAATTTAACGGCCAACAAAGCAATTTCAAAACCTACAAGATTCTACAGAGCCCAAGGCATTTAAAGGAACACGGTCAAATTTGAATAACCACAGAGATGAACGTAATGTGATTAGTTGGCAAAATTGCACCAAAGAAAAGGATTTTTTAACACAGCAGGCAAAATAATTAACTTCCAGAATACAAAATATTCCCAAGGAAATAACTAAATAAGTAAACCATTGGAAGATGCATACTTTGTGAATAGCTCGCCCAATTTCCTTTTCCCCTCTAGCATCGATTGTGGATCCATTGACTGCGATAAATAAACATGAAGGTTATATCATTAGGAGTGTACAGTATAAATTGTTTTGAACTAAAATAGATTTTATGTTCCCTAGGAGTGTAAATTGTCTTGGACAAAATTGAACTTAGGTTCCTGCAAATGCATTCATGCAGTATCAGTATTATCCAGTACAAAAGAAAAATGTGTGTTGCATTATTTGTAAACATCATACCTTGATCAATTTATAACAGTCAACTTTGACAAATATGACTAAGAAGAAGAGCGAAGGATGATAATATCGTTGATTATATGTAGATCGTAAATATGATGGCACCTTACATATCTCCCAAACACTCCAAATAACAGAAAAGTATGGTTTGGTAAAGGGGAGGCAACAAATCAAAGTGACATGGAAAAAAGGCTACTTGTGTAGAATTGCAGCAAAAAGCTAGCAAAAATATGATCGCAGGATGTTGCTGTTAATACAATTATGGCGTCTATAACGAACGTGCTTATAGTAAGTTACCATATAAAATGCAACTTGAGCTGAAGGAAAAAAATCTACTTACATTACG
This genomic window from Aegilops tauschii subsp. strangulata cultivar AL8/78 chromosome 4, Aet v6.0, whole genome shotgun sequence contains:
- the LOC109772766 gene encoding mitochondrial inner membrane protein OXA1-like, producing the protein MAFSARRSLATSLSRHLTRRLHPSLSHLVPSSHRDDNHENASSSTAPRFPTQQAPPHFPSGDLRRRARSQGLAVPLPFGAHLAAHRSFSTSSPGPQIDGILTDPAAGQMDVAAGVLSDAAAAVSPAFPLPFPGEVAAAAADSFPPVAALQYAIDAVHSFTGLNWWASIAVTTILIRTVTIPLLVNQLKSTMKLNAMRPEIEAINMEMRNSMDPQSMLEGKRKLGELFTKRGVNPLTPLKGLFIQGPIFMSFFFAIQNMVEKVPSLKGGGAYWFTDLTTPDELYILPVLTSVTFLATVELNMQEGMEGNPMLQTMKKFSRILALMTIPFTMHFPKAIFCYWVTANLFSLGYGFALRKTAVRYFLNLPEVVPQPEAAQVSTFNLFEAPKPVSAVDTPTGNNGDSPTGDNGDSPTAANGSEQSNAELSDRVVFLEKKIAELERRAKARGESQE